The Lactuca sativa cultivar Salinas chromosome 2, Lsat_Salinas_v11, whole genome shotgun sequence genome includes the window TACtataacattatactttgaaaaatatgcCTAATGATGGCAATGTCATCAGAATACAAAGCAATTTTCATTGCTATAAATGGATAGATTTTTTTTGAGGTTGATTTTTCAGAATACTATGCCTCaataagaaaaatattaaaaattcaatgttataataaaaagaaatgaaaaataggatgttataataaacacataaatgagagtacaatgctataataaaaaaaatattaatgaaagtacattgtcatttCTTGCATTTAGATTAAATTAACTTCCTTGTTCCCATTTTCCACATTCCCTTGATCCTCTCTACACCTCTCTGGATTCCATCTTGTAATTGTTCTCTCTTCAACACTATAATTCTCTAAACAACAAAGTGAATCTTTCACAATCCCATTTTCACCATTTTTGTTCTTCACATAAAGAATCAACAATGTCTTTGCAACACTACCAGAAAGCCGAAGCGTGCATTGAAAATCAGACCAAACCCTCAATCTATCATTCCAATTCCGATTCCGATTCAAATCTCCAATTCCATTCCGGTTCCTGTCAGAGAACACCAACACACCGTATTCCGAGTGAACAAGTGAAGGATGATGACGATATGCCACAAAATCAACACCATACTGACACCCAGATCTCACAACCCAATTTTTGGCTCTTAAATGAGAATAAGCTTTGAAGAAATCAGGGAAAGATTCCCTTTTGGATATCATGTAATCCCATAactcgttatttgtttttataatATTATCACCAGTTACAATCTTTATACAATTTAGAGAAAACGATAGATAAAAGGCTTCTTCTAATGTCAACTGAAACCATTGTTTATCTTTATCAATTGTTGTAATTGGTTTACCAAAACAGGATTGATTTAGAAGGTCAATTTGGTCAGGATTACTTGCAAGAAGTACACTATAGCCTGATAGAATTCCTGAAGAATAGGATTTGATTAGAGAAGATTGAAGATCTGAAATCGTCTTTGACATGGGATTTTCAAGGGCTTTTGCTTCTGACCCTTTTCCTTTCCATCTTGGCCCCATTAAAAGTAAAACCTTCAAGAAGATGATGAATATGTATAATTAATTATATGTAAAGAAATttacatatgtgtgtgtgtatgtgtatgatgtATGCCTAATTTAATTTGGTAGCAGAGATTGGAACAGATTCAAACATGAACAAAATCACATAATGATCTGATGATGATTTTAAACACAGATTGATTCAGCCAAGGAACATTATGTTGTTGTTTTCTCTGTTCAATTACAAACTTAGGGAAAATGAAGGCTTGTTTAGGAAAATTCTTGGGGTTTGTGTAGGGTCTTCCTGTCCGATAAAATATTGACAGATTCTGATCTCTTTGCCATTGTTTAGAATCGGAGAAAGAAATAAAGGGTAATCTGATATAGAAAACCGAATAACCCAAATGCTTAAAGAGAAGATCAATAAAAGAAAGAGATTATCTATACCACCGAACAGAAACCTAATTCAAATTATGCGAAAACCATGAATGAACATGGTTCCTTCAGGGAAGCATCAAAACCCAAAACAATGGCTGGAAGTTCATCGGGGATAGTTCCAAAGTTTTCCCCAACCGATAATCAAAATTGAATAAAAATTATAGATAACACAGCTTACTTGATGTGAGATACCCTCCGGAAGTTGAGTGTGTACACTTCGAAGGTGAACGGAGAAGGCAAAGCAGGTATGCGACGGTAGTTAACAGAGAAGGAAGAGCAGGGTAGTGGTGGCGAGCTGCGGCGTACAGGTTGGTGGTGGTGAGCGACGACGTATAATAGGGCGGCGGTGGTGAGAGTACTGTTCGGTTTAACTGTGAAGATCAAAGGCGGCGTCTTGTTTACTATTCATGGTTGCTTTTTAATAGATTCTAATAACTTTAATATTTAACCAGTTGAGTCACCCCAATTCGTATGTTTGTTTTAGTATTTAAAGCACCTGTAATTTTAATAGAAACATATGAAAAACTACCTAATTGAAAACATACGAAACATTAAACTTTACATTAAACACTAATTTACCGTTGAACATATGTTTAGTAACATATGAAAATTGAACATTACGTATTATTTTGGTTTTCGTCTCACGGATCTTGGTTCGTGCTTTATGGCAAGAAGATTTTCCGGATGAACAATGAAATGGCATGTGAATTCCGAACCTTTCTTTCTCATCCCATTCAATGGAGGACTTTTCAATTCTTGCGATTCCCAGCCCCCTtagcttattatatatatatatatatatatatatatatatatatatatatatatatatatatatatatatatatatatatatatatatatatatatatatattatttgaaaAGGGTTCCGCTCGGCTAAATAGGCTCAATCGGGACAACCCGAATTAGAGTGAACAACAATATCATACCGTACATAATTTGTATTATCACCGGTAACAATACAACCCAAAGACCCAGGTAAAGGCAAAGGTAAAGGCAAAGCATACCTACGGTCAGAGACATCATTAAACAAACGAACAGAATACGATGGTATATTCATTTGATCAGCTAAGTCTTTAGCACTCTTAAATGTATGCACATATTCGTTATTGTCGTTCAAAACGTGATAGAAACGTAACTATACTGGCACCCAAATGATTTATTGTACGATTCAGAAAAGCAGTCAACCTGTTGGTCACTTCATTATCGACATCAAAGAGATACAACTGAAGAAACCTAGGCCCCTTAGTAGGATCGGGACAGAACGAACCAATTTTATGACTAATCTATCCCGAAACCTTAAACACATACGGACCACGACCACCATTTATTTCCTCATCAACATTAGCCCCAAAAGACGTCATAGCAAACATACTATTATAAGCCCTAATTTCCCTCAAAAAACGATCGCTATGAAAAAGTGCAACATATTCAGCCGGAAAAGAAGAAGGATAAGGGAGAATAACATCACCAGACTTGCAACAATGACCATATCTAGGATGATGAGCTGTTGACAGCTTTAGACTCCTTTCGACAAACCAAAAATACGCTCCACAATATTCACAGACgcaatcacaatcaccaaaatcaACATAATTTGGAAGAACACCGGCTGATCACATCCATGAAGAGTATCTAGGCCGCCGAAAAACCGGTGCAACAGTAAGAGCTGAAGAAGCAAGTGTAGCTCCAGAAGAGGACGACCCAACAACACCATACCCCAATTAACGTTTACCATAcataaagaaaaaatatatacaaTACAAAAGAAAGACACAAAAAAAGGGTAAATCCAAAAGAACGAAACGTAGAAGAGAAACAGGAAATCTTACCTCGACCTCACAGAAAGAAACAGAAGAGAAGAAAGAGCAGGTAAAAAACGGAGAACAAAAACAGGGATAAGAAACAATAAAGGGaaaaaaatcaattaaaacaAAAACAGAGATAAGAAACAATAAagggaaaaaaaatcaattaaaaaaaccaCCGGTAAAAGCGTAATTGGATAGCGAAACAACAAAGCAATCCAAAATGAAACACGTGGGACAAACGGAAAAAAAGTTTAACTAAACTGTCAAACAGCATCCAAAATATATTCAATACAAAAAGCCCAAAATATATTCGATACAAAAAACGAAGGACCATTTGTGAAAAATAAAACCTAGGCAAAGCAACCCAAAatgaaacacttatattgaataCAATACAAAAAACCAAGGaccatttgtgaaaaaaaaacctGCGCAAATTAGCGTGGTACAAAAAGCCGAAAATACATTCAATTAAAAAACGAAGGACCATTTGTGAAAAATAAAACTTGCGCAAAGCAAACACTTATATTGAATACAATACAAAAAACCAAGGaccatttgtgaaaaaaaaaacgtGCGCAAATTAGCATCACCACACTATTTCTAAGGATTGtccaactttaatatatatatatatatatatatatatatatatatatatatatatatatatataattaaataactattttatttatattaatgtgtagtttttttattttattagaatGTGCATTGATATTATGAGCTTGAAGTTATAACATATAACATTAGAATTTTATATATGTCATATACAATCAAGTCAAAAATCATAAACGTCAAGAAAAAAAACTCATTTGAAGTTCCACCAACAAATGCCATCACATAAAACTTTTTTGTTATTTTGGTTTAATAATCAATCTAGCATGTTATtgatgaattaaaaatgaaagtaGCAACTATTGTtggtttaaaaataaatataacatgttatattttctttaaaaaagtgTCATGCTACTTTTCGTTTAAAAATCAGATTAGCATGCTATTTTTGCACCACAATGAAAGTAGCATGCTATTTTtggttaaaaaataaaaatagaatgtTACTTTTGCCTAACAAATGAAAGTAACATGCTATTTTCAACTTAGAAATGAAAGTACCATGCCCTTTTTTACATTagaaataaaagtaaaatgtAATTTCTTCCATTTAGACCAAATAAGTTTTCATCAATGGACTTGAATGTTTAAAATAGAAATCTGGATCATAGCTATACATTAAACTGACGATATGGATGGAATATGTTATTTAACCAACAACCACATTAGCATAAGTACATTACCTTCATTATAATTAATAGCTTCTTTGTAAACAATACACCATCTCTTctcataaaattaaataaaaaatagaaaaatattccAAGAGGAAATAAAGTACTCCATTTTCTAGTGTATAAATCAAATAAATGAATTAAAAGAGCACAAAAGTAAATTGAAAGAAACTTGGGTTTTCAAACCTCGGTCTTTCACTCAACAGTTACCCGATTAAATCCCGGATCCTATCTCAGAACTACAACACACATTTTGTTGAATCCTACAAAATTGCAATCTCACACAATAAGGGTAAACAAAATTAGAGAAATCAATTAATATTTCAGAGCATAAAACTTTTTGTTTTAGGAACTAAAAAAAAGTTGCTCTAAGACGTCAAAAAATTAAAACTTATTCCTAAATCTATCAATTAGGGAACTATAAAAAGTTGCTTTAAGTGTATGAAATTTAATTTCAAGTTGAATTCAATGAATGTAAATGTTTGATAGACATAATCACAAAGTTTAAAAAATCCATGGTTTTATTTCTCTTAATAAACTCAATAAAAAAACCAAACTCACATCCAAACTACAATGTGAAATGATCTGATAAAGCATAggttatatttataaaataaaaaaaaaaatacaaaagaaaTTGGTTAAAGATTAGCAAAATATAGATAAAGAGACAAAACTAGTCATTCATTCCATTACCTGGAAGAAATCACCTTTTGCAAGCAGGAAGTAATCTTTGATGGCCTTCAAATGCCCATTTAGATCATCACATACAACCACAAGCTGCACATATTTATTAAAGTTGCATGATATTAATCAGAATATAGAGAATAAGGAGTAAAAAAATCAGTAAACATTTCTACCTGCCAAAGATGACTTGCTGCAATAGCCCTGATCGAATCAACAGCATCCTCAAATGATCTTTTGTGAAACTTGGATGATTCCTGCCAAAAAAAAACTTAAGGTGGAAAAAAGACACCATAATCCGCATTGAAATTGACAGTATAATGTTTATAACACTATATGGACCTTCAGATTTTGAAGCATGGATTCGATCTTATCAGCTTCAGACTATCGCAGAAGTTCATCGCCCATCAGTTTTGTATGTGTTGCATCTACCGAACGGAATGCAGAACTTGGATTACGAAGAACCTTAATTTCCTTTCCAGCAAATAGAATGGATTCTGCCATATGTAATGGAGTATATTCTGGCAACATATCCTGGAACAACACATTAGCAGTTGCTAAGATGGGTAGATGATCTGATAGTAACTTCTGCTCTATATGCAAAATGGCAGATTTGTAAAACGAAAGAATTTATGTAATGCAATTTGCAATTGGCCTCCTATAAACACTCTGATTCTCCATCTTCTCTTTTGGAAAGACAGAAGTGTATGGCATAGGAGACTCATTCCTAGGCCCCATCCAGCTTAAATTTTGTGACTTGGTGGCAAATCGATCAAGTTCACGATAGTAATATCCCTAAGCAATCGTCTTCTCAATAATATCCTTGTGATTCATAACCATAACCACATGTTAAGAAGTTAAGGGGATAAAAGAAAGCATACCAAGCAATCTGACAGATTCTTACTGTTGGGAAGACTGAaagagttgttagacaatatcaAAGATGCTAGGATATGAGATCAACCATTGCAAAATTATTATTGTAAATACTAATTTTATACATAAATTTACACAAATATAGCAAGGACTTCAAGTTTTGTGCCTAAACTTGAAGTTAATTGATTTGTATGCATTATCCTAAAATAATTCCGTGCAACTCAGGCATATAGTGTGAAAATGTAGTTTAAGGGAAGTGTCTATCAAATCCTCTCAGTAaccaagttatttgattatcacAATCCCAGACTCTAACATATTCGACCAACCAAGCGATCACTATAAACCTCGCAAACGGAAATCGCTCTGAAAACCGTTGTGAACTGTGCAATCAgaagagagtgtgtgtgagagagagagagaggaaggattTCCTAGTTACCTTTCGCAACTGTTTTCACACATTTATAATCTTAATAAGAGAATCATAACTAGATTTATGATTCAATGTTCATCTACTTTGATTTTGCCCATCAAGATTTAAGTGTATTATGATTTTTCTTTCCGATCTTTTCCGATTTTGTCCGAATCTTCCTTGGTGTAATGATATGAAGCTTCCCATTCAAAATAGAACTGCACGCCATCCCTCCTCTGATTTCACAATAGAACCCATTGAAATCTAATTCAGAACTGCGAGACCCTAGTTTTAGTGATATTTGGGGACATCAGTGAAGGAAAAGCAATAACTAAAAAGAGTAAAAACCACGATTTTGTagtagagaaagagaaagagggaGAGTCTGATTAATCTTACGTAGCTGTGTTCGATTGTTGCATATGAAACGATGAAATCTTGAAATGGTTTAAAATCTTGGCAGCATTCATATTCTATGTTATCTTTGATTTCGGGAGAAAAATTGATGGAGGAATAGaaggtttattttaaatttgaataGGCATCTGGTTTCCAAAATGAAGAAGACGAACTTGGAGCCGATGGAGGCGTGATTAGGGGAGACATGATTTGACTAACATATTTGCTAAGAATATTTGGTTGAGAATAAAGAATGGAAGGGCAATATAGGGAATTCAGTTAGATGATATGAGCGCGAAAAATCAATTGAGGGGGTCTTAGAGATTGTCACCTGTTTAGGggagttataattttttttctagaCACCACCCAATATACTATTTCTATTCTACACATTTTttcttgaatgagatttgaaACATCAACCTTTGGTTTAGGGACGCGTATATGTCAACTCGCGAAACTGTTAGGTCAAAGGCTCTTTggtataattttttatatttaattagttatttcaTACATTATAttctaataaatattattattattacatatCTTAGTCttttgacaaaactgcaaaaatgatcaatgtggtatgtatttttttttcagaaaaaggtcTAAATTTTTAAAAGGTTGGATTGGTTGTCTTTTTGGACATATATGTGGATATggtcccttccaaaatcaaaatgACTATTataccattttatttttatttttatatttttttaatatttattttaatattttaataattaaaaaaataagagaGGCTCACAAAATCCCCACTCTATCCATATCCTACCCACCCACcctctttttctctctttttctttctttctttctttctttttctctctctctctctctctctctctctctctctatatatatatatatatatatatatatatatatatatatatccacccAAAATCCCAACGAACGTGAATAATATCTCTCTTAGATTTTTTACCCTCATTCTATACATCTTTCTCTCCCTCTTTCTTCCCCAAACTCAAATACCTAAAATTACTACACTAACTTGAATATGGTAATAATCATCCAGATTGAGGAACCTTCGAATTCAGGGGAGGAAAAACAAGAAGGGATGGTAAAGACAATGATACttcatctctttctctctctctctctctctctctctctctctctctctttctatatatatatatatatatatatatatatatatatatatatatatatatctttttttctCTCTCGCTCTCTACTCAGATTCTCTCGTCTCTAACAACCGCCCCTCTCAATTTCGTTGTTCTCCTGTCTCAACAACAAACACCCCATCACATTTAATCTACTTCTATAACAGGAGAGTCTACCACCGGAAAGAGTTCGAGGAGCTAAATTTGGAACCGATTTCAACCTACTCTACCCATTTGTGTGTCCCTACTATAAATTCTCATATTACACAACTCTTTTCTAGTGCCTTTACTGCGATCATAGTCACCACAACCATCTTTTTGACGTGAATCAGAATCACTTGTCTGTTCCTTATTGCCAAAAAACCTTCATCTGGAAGAAATATCCTATCTCATTCAAACAAATGATGTTTGAAGGTAGGCTCTTTCAATGGATTATCAAAACCATATGGTTTCATTCCATGGAAGTGTCCAGTTTGACAAAGTTCACGACATATGACTTCTTCTTCCCTTGAAATGATCCTAATGGTTTATTGATCTCTTTCAATGGCTTATCAAAACCATTTGGTTTCTTCCCTTGAATGGAAatcatttcacattttttctgGTTTGAATAGAAATCAAATTTAATTTTATAGGAGTCGTCAGTTCATTTAACTGAAGGTGTGGATGGAACTCCGACCGTAAAGAGGATGGTGGATTTTGAATCATGGCTTTTTTAACATTTGAAATCTTCAAAAGTGTGTGTTATTGAGAATGTatagttgtgtgtgtgtgtgtgcttgaagaGAGAGATATAATGAGGAGAAGTTGGGGGTAGTGGTaggcagagagagagagagagagagagagagaaagagagaaagagatgtGGGTGGGTAGGATAAGGGTGAGTGGGGAGGTAGCGGGTCTatcttattttttaattattaaaatataaaaataaatatttaaaatgtaaaaataaaaatgaaagggtatcatagtcatttcaattttggaAGGGACCATATCCATATACAAATATGCCAAGGACTAGCAAGCTAATTTTTTAAGGGTTCGGacattttttctgaaaaaaatccATACCATAGGGAGCATTTTTTGATGGGTTATAGACATTACAAAACAAAATTAAACTCTTAAGCGCGCATGCAACCTAAAacaagatctatgttttcactattgaacctaTGAATATGAACATCAAAAGAAACCATAACCCTAGAATAGTTTCAAAGTTACTATTAATAGAGATTATGGTTACTtaccttttatttgttatagtaaacaactaGAAAAATCCTTGTAACGCTCGATCCAtgttttattcatttttggtcccttataTATTAAGTTATTGCCTTTTGCCCTTGTTTTTCAAGTTTGAGGGGGAAGATGGACCATTTCTGCCAAGTTTGGAGTTTTGAAGGCGGGGCTCGAATGCGGGGCGTTCCCTTGGGGAACATAGGGCATTTATGCGTGGAGATCAAACCCTGACATTTAGgatttgagacctatttaaataCCTTAAGTCCCAGGTGCTGGCCTCATTTTTAGCCTCCGTAGCCCCAAACCCTAATCTTGAAACCCTAGAGCCTCCAAGAGTGTTGTGCTCGTTGTGTGTATTTtggtgtgtgtttgaagctcatTCAAGGAATAGAAGTTTGGTGTAAGGTGATGGTTCAAGTAGGAGCTTATAGATCTTGGTTCTCTGTTTTATTTctaactcatttgaggtataaagctctaaccttgctcattagaagcttagatctaagcCTTTATTGATTTTAGTCCCTTTTTGATCCCATAGTTGAGATCTTGTAGTTTGTGATCACTCCAGAAGCTTTGAGTTCCTCCTCTTGGTGTTTATGAGGTTTTAGATTCACAAAGTTTGCATCTTTAGAGTTGTATAAGCCCCATGCATGAAATTAAGCCCTTTTTACGGTAGTTGAATgctatatcttgaagttgggACCTTTTCTTGCATGCAAACCCACaaagtcaatgactttatggttctagaagtTCTTTAGGACTTGGACCTATGTTTTGGTTGTGTGGCTTTAAGTATTAATTTCTTAATAATCATTTTTGGGAGTCAGCGTGCGAACGCATAGCGTTGGGTCAAGGAACGCCCAACGTTCTGGCTAAGGCTCACCATCTGTTAGCCGGTGACGAACGCACAACGTTCCACATGGGAACGCTCAACGTTCGATCCATCAGTGGGCTTTCCTTGGGCCATCTTTTGGACTTTCTTCTAGTTTGGGGCATTGGTTCCCTGGTTGGGCCTCATTAGGCCATGTAGCCCATTATAGTTTGGATTTCCATCTAAGGCCCAATAATGTAGGATAAACATTTGGGCCTTAATGGAGGGCCTTAGAATGATATGTTGGGCCTTTTGGGCTTGATGGACCGATATCGAATTGGATTTTAATGTTAGGCCCATTAGTTAATGAAAGGCCTTTGGGCCATTATGAAGGGGCTTGGACTTATGTTCTTGGGCCCATGTCTAGGTTATGCCATAATTCTAACTAGAGCTATCTGTATTTTGTTAAAAGTAAAATATTGGTCTGGTAGTCGAGCATCGTTCGTTTCATTCAGCTTTTCGAGGTGATTTTCCTCACCGGGTTTagtgggtcaaaggcactaatgtcggcccatgattatgctatgttattatgctagttatcTTCATGACTCTTGCctgtgtatgtgtttatatgcttgtCGGGTGGGGCTCGATGactatttgtatgttatgtatcaATGTGATTCTTGCATATGTATGTGATTATTTGATATATCTTATATGTATGGTGGGTCGGGCCAAATGCGGGAGAGGGTCCGATGATAGGGCGGTGCCCATTATCTAattattgtatgtatggtatgaggtattttgggaaactcactaagctttgtgcttacggtttttagtttatgtttcatgtacttccagTTCTAAGGGGAAGAGATCGAGTTGACTGCATCGTACACACCATCAGGATTCCGTATTTGATATTCACTCTGATTTtgataacattggatacattGGTTTTGTTGAGATGTATTATTAATATTTGAAAATACTATTTTATCTGttataaaaacgaaatttttgggaccatatttttggatgttacaagtttgtatcagagccttggtttgagggattctggcatgctctcgggtgtgtctgaactcaaaatgaggacttggtaaagtttaaaaaaaacattttttaagaaaagagttttctaaaATAAGGAAGGATGTGGTggatgcaatcagtcgagctcaagtaagtttcccaaaatactcatacatgtttatgatatgttttgaATTGTGTAtctatgaattgcatgctagattagggctaagaatctaggagagataccttttGTATGCTTGTTGTATGAGCTTATatacttgcatgctagtgctaaCCAGTCAATGataggatggcctgattaggttatgcttggttatggtactcgatgctcgaatgctgcttgtggtgcttttaggagttctagctaGCTTCAGCTAACTACTAAACGAATATGCTAGGTTACATACTATGGGAACTAAAAAATtgtagaaggttaggttttaactctattgcgcagttcttgtttgagtccaaccgttgtactGTGAAACCTCTCATTTGAAAAATTATCTAGTTtttgtaatatgtaattgtattcgtaggCTAGTTAGAGGAAGTTAGCGGGAGTTCCTTCTGTAGCTGTTGGCGGAGAGTGGTGTGGAGTTTgtcctaggaaaacctaggatgagatttaGTGTTGGGAGCATTGCCTATGAGGAGTTGTTAGAAGTAACCTGGCTGAGTTGAGGagcttcttgaggaaagtacggatagatttAAAAGGTAGTATGGACCCTTACTGCTAGAAGCAGGGGATCCATACGTGATGCAAGGAGGGCCACGATGAAGCTAGGGAGCTTATAGAGTTGTAATTTCCtaacgtgtgtgtgtgtatatatatatatatatatatatatatatatatatatgcacattaTGATGGTTTAtgtggtctattttcagtatggtgacattgAGAGGCAGACATGTTGGCAGTTCCAGAGTCGGTGAGGGCTTAGGCTCGACTTTTGGTCCCAGGTAGCTTGATGACTAGAcgagggagttcatctcgtctGAGATTACGCACAGTATCCTtgagcagactcatgtgatctttggcatGGTCAAGGATAGTATTCTGGAGATTCTTGATGAGATATTGAGCGCCTTTCACGTTGAGATTGTAGCTTTGGTCGGGACGCCCTCTATTACTTTCAGGGTGTTTTAGACATGTAGAGCGCCAAGTTATCATGGGGCGAGGGACCCCATTGTGAGCAACAGGTGGTTAGTAGATGTTGCTAACTCCTTCCATACCATCCGATGTCCCAAGGGAAACAAGGTCAGACTAGCTTCCTGTCTCTTGAAGGATAGGGCACGTGATTGGTAGGAGGAGGTGTGGGATGCTATAGGAGATGATGGTGCTATTGATTcgatgacctggagtgatttctcgACCAGGTTCCAAGCCGAGTTTGCACtggtgattgaggtgcaacaactGGCACAAGAGTTCTAGGATCTCCATTAGACTACTTAGATGATGGCTGGGCTCATCGCTACGTTCAGGGAGAGGGAACATCTAGTTCTGCAGTATGTGGTAGACGACGAGATCAAGAAGgctcgataccatgagatgttgaggagtgatatccTAAAGTTTGTTAgccgatccagctgtaagacgctggtgGACATGATAGCGAGGGCAAGATAGAGGGGGAttgatttggagatggagaagaagaggaagccagattcTGCGAAAAGTGTTGAGGGTTCGGGAAAGAGGCCCAAGGTATCAGATTCTAAATCGTGAGGCCAGAATAGCCGTAGCcgctgtggcaagtgcggcaagatgcaCAAGGGTACGTGCAAAGtgggtggttctggctgcttcaagtgcggccggactggtcaTATCTGCAGGAATTGAACTGCT containing:
- the LOC111897485 gene encoding tRNA-splicing endonuclease subunit Sen2-2, which produces MGPRWKGKGSEAKALENPMSKTISDLQSSLIKSYSSGILSGYSVLLASNPDQIDLLNQSCFGKPITTIDKDKQWFQLTLEEAFYLSFSLNCIKIVTGDNIIKTNNELWDYMISKRESFPDFFKAYSHLRAKNWVVRSGCQYGVDFVAYRHHPSLVHSEYGVLVFSDRNRNGIGDLNRNRNWNDRLRVWSDFQCTLRLSGSVAKTLLILYVKNKNGENGIVKDSLCCLENYSVEERTITRWNPERCREDQGNVENGNKEVNLI